In one window of Gemmatimonadetes bacterium SCN 70-22 DNA:
- a CDS encoding D-glycerate dehydrogenase produces MSPHSVLVTRRLPDSVEETLQRTFGATLNEPDVQLTASELRHALATHDIVLCTLTDRLTREVLEGGAGRVRLLANFGAGTNHIDLDTARRLGIVVTNTPGVLTDDTADLTMLLILAAARRAREGERELRSATWTGWRPTHLLGTRVTGATLGIVGFGRIGQAVARRASAGFGMRVLYHSRRQAAPDAETRCGATFVPVLESLLSQCDIVSLHCPATPATHHLIGAAQLAVMRPAAYLVNTSRGDVVDELALVTALEEGRIAGAGLDVYEHEPDVPEPLRSLPNVYALPHLGSATTASRVAMGECAVRNITAFVRGEAPPDRVA; encoded by the coding sequence ATGTCCCCTCACTCCGTACTCGTCACCCGTCGTCTCCCCGACTCCGTCGAGGAGACACTGCAGCGTACCTTCGGGGCCACGCTCAACGAGCCCGACGTGCAGCTCACGGCGTCCGAGCTGAGGCACGCGCTGGCCACGCATGACATCGTGCTCTGCACGCTGACGGATCGCCTGACCAGGGAGGTGCTGGAGGGAGGAGCCGGTCGCGTGCGCCTGCTGGCCAACTTCGGCGCCGGGACCAACCACATCGACCTCGACACGGCGCGTCGCCTGGGCATCGTCGTCACCAACACCCCTGGGGTCCTGACCGACGACACCGCGGACCTCACCATGCTCCTCATCCTGGCCGCCGCGCGTCGGGCGCGCGAGGGGGAGCGCGAGCTGCGCTCCGCCACCTGGACCGGATGGCGTCCCACACACCTCCTCGGGACTCGCGTCACCGGGGCGACGTTGGGTATCGTCGGCTTCGGGCGTATCGGCCAGGCGGTCGCGCGCCGCGCCAGCGCGGGGTTCGGAATGCGCGTCCTCTATCACTCGCGCCGCCAAGCCGCTCCCGACGCGGAGACGCGTTGCGGGGCGACGTTTGTCCCGGTGCTGGAGTCGCTCCTGTCGCAGTGCGACATCGTGTCGCTGCATTGCCCGGCCACCCCTGCAACGCACCACCTGATCGGCGCCGCCCAACTGGCCGTGATGCGTCCAGCCGCCTATCTCGTGAACACCTCCCGGGGTGATGTCGTCGACGAGTTGGCGCTGGTGACGGCGCTCGAGGAGGGGCGGATTGCCGGCGCGGGACTCGACGTCTACGAGCACGAGCCGGACGTCCCGGAGCCCCTCCGGTCGCTCCCCAACGTTTATGCGCTCCCGCACCTCGGAAGCGCCACCACGGCGTCGCGGGTCGCGATGGGGGAGTGTGCCGTGCGCAACATCACCGCCTTCGTCCGGGGTGAGGCGCCGCCGGATCGTGTCGCCTGA
- a CDS encoding amidohydrolase: MACATRQPSSAPAPTPTPSVAQADTGTKAPPAPAALSLPNADPFPSTYRPFPSRATVIRNATIMTAAGPTIRGASILLQGGKIAAVGANIAVPSDAVVIDGSGKYVTPGIIDTHTHLGVYPAPGVDALSDGNEATNPSTPYVWAEHSVYAQDPQFPRALAAGVTTIQVLPGSANLIGGRSVVLKVVPSRTVRGMKFPGAKYGLKQACGENPKRVYANRGPSTRMGNVAGWRAQYIQAEQYRRRWDRWLADRKGEPPARDLGLETLAEVLRGNILVQWHCYTANDMEGAMEVADEFGFQIRSFHHGVEAYKLADILAQKGIAASLWSDWGGFKIEAMDGVRANLALVHAAGARAIVHSDDASGMQRLNQDAAKSIAEARTLGIDITEDEAIRWLTINPAWALGLDDRIGTLEPGKNADVVLWSGNPFSIYSKAEKVWTDGALLFDMLDPSKRWRTDFELGFVPPAEGGR; encoded by the coding sequence TTGGCGTGCGCGACACGACAGCCGTCCAGTGCCCCGGCCCCCACCCCCACTCCATCCGTCGCCCAGGCGGACACGGGAACCAAGGCGCCCCCTGCCCCGGCGGCGCTCAGCCTCCCGAATGCCGATCCGTTCCCGAGCACGTACCGGCCGTTCCCCTCGCGGGCCACGGTCATCAGGAACGCGACGATCATGACGGCGGCGGGACCGACGATCCGCGGAGCGTCGATTCTCCTGCAGGGCGGCAAGATCGCGGCGGTCGGGGCCAACATCGCCGTGCCGTCCGACGCCGTGGTCATCGACGGCTCGGGGAAGTACGTCACCCCGGGAATCATCGATACGCACACGCACCTGGGCGTGTATCCGGCGCCGGGCGTGGATGCCCTCAGCGACGGCAACGAGGCGACGAACCCGTCAACGCCATACGTCTGGGCCGAGCACTCGGTCTACGCGCAGGATCCGCAGTTCCCACGAGCGCTGGCCGCCGGGGTGACGACCATCCAGGTCCTCCCCGGCTCGGCGAACCTGATCGGGGGACGGAGCGTCGTGCTCAAGGTCGTCCCCTCGCGCACCGTGCGCGGGATGAAGTTCCCGGGCGCCAAGTACGGACTCAAGCAGGCGTGCGGCGAGAATCCCAAGCGCGTGTACGCCAACCGCGGCCCCTCCACCCGCATGGGGAACGTGGCCGGGTGGCGCGCGCAGTACATCCAGGCGGAACAATACCGTCGCCGGTGGGATCGCTGGCTCGCGGATCGCAAGGGCGAGCCCCCCGCGCGCGACCTCGGGCTCGAGACGCTGGCCGAGGTGCTTCGCGGAAACATCCTGGTACAGTGGCACTGCTACACGGCCAATGACATGGAAGGGGCGATGGAAGTCGCCGACGAATTCGGCTTCCAGATCCGCTCGTTCCATCACGGCGTGGAGGCCTACAAGCTCGCCGACATCCTGGCGCAGAAGGGGATCGCTGCGTCGCTCTGGTCCGATTGGGGCGGCTTCAAGATCGAGGCGATGGATGGCGTACGAGCCAACCTGGCGCTCGTGCACGCCGCCGGCGCGCGCGCGATCGTGCACTCGGACGACGCGAGCGGGATGCAGCGACTGAACCAGGACGCCGCCAAGTCCATTGCGGAGGCGCGGACCCTGGGCATCGACATCACGGAGGACGAGGCCATTCGCTGGCTCACCATCAACCCGGCGTGGGCGCTGGGGCTCGACGACCGCATCGGAACGCTGGAGCCGGGCAAGAATGCCGACGTCGTCCTGTGGAGCGGGAATCCCTTCAGCATCTACTCCAAGGCAGAGAAGGTCTGGACCGATGGCGCCCTCCTCTTCGACATGCTCGATCCGTCAAAGCGGTGGCGTACCGACTTCGAGCTCGGCTTCGTCCCCCCGGCCGAGGGAGGGCGCTGA
- a CDS encoding 50S ribosomal protein L27 — protein sequence MAHKKGVGSSRNGRDSNPKYRGIKKYGGEAVRAGNIIVRQCGTKWHPGRNVGLGTDYTIYALVDGVVRFHHKDKKRQQVSVDPFPTESVTAA from the coding sequence ATGGCACACAAGAAAGGCGTCGGCTCGTCTCGCAACGGCCGCGACAGCAACCCGAAGTACCGCGGTATCAAGAAGTACGGCGGTGAGGCCGTGCGCGCCGGGAACATCATCGTGCGCCAGTGCGGCACGAAGTGGCACCCAGGACGCAACGTCGGCCTCGGCACCGACTACACGATCTACGCGCTCGTCGATGGGGTGGTCCGTTTCCACCACAAGGACAAGAAGCGCCAGCAGGTCAGCGTCGATCCGTTCCCGACCGAGTCGGTGACCGCGGCCTGA
- a CDS encoding 50S ribosomal protein L21 yields the protein MTYAIIRTGGKQYRVQPGTTLRIATLPGDAGASVEFNEILLGSDGQTVRTGVPYLAGAKVTGEIVKHGRGEKIVVFKFKRRKNYSRKQGHRQGFTEVRIKDITLG from the coding sequence ATGACTTACGCCATCATCCGTACCGGCGGCAAGCAGTATCGGGTTCAGCCCGGGACGACGCTGCGCATTGCGACGCTCCCCGGCGACGCCGGTGCGTCCGTCGAATTCAACGAAATCCTGCTCGGTTCCGACGGCCAGACCGTCCGTACGGGCGTCCCGTATCTCGCCGGCGCCAAGGTGACTGGCGAGATCGTCAAGCACGGGCGTGGCGAGAAGATCGTCGTCTTCAAGTTCAAGCGCCGGAAGAACTACTCCCGCAAGCAGGGGCACCGGCAGGGATTCACCGAAGTCCGCATCAAGGACATCACGCTCGGCTGA
- a CDS encoding acyl-CoA dehydrogenase, producing MDDSQYFSEQHLQVRDMVRAFARDEVAPVAAHFDAIAEFPWENIRKMGELGLLGVPWPEELGGAGLDLISYMIVIHELAKVDASHGLTVSAHTTLGTSPIVHFGSEAQKARYVPLLASGRVMGGFGLTEESAGSDAGGTRTTAVRKGDRYLLNGSKRFITHGGVGEIFVVTAVTDPSKGTRGGISSFILTKRNDDLARAQEHGIGHAPELTAMPGFKSGRKEDKLGWRASDTRELIFEDVEVPAENLLGTEGEGFANFMRTLDAGRIGIAALSLGIAEGAFEEALKYSTVRKQFGQPISAFQGISFQLADMATQIEAGKHLVYHAAAKLQRGDNVTKAAAMAKLFCSELAMRTTIKAIQVHGGYGYTKEYPVERMMRDAKICEIGEGTSEIQRLVISRELLREMNA from the coding sequence ATGGACGACTCGCAGTACTTCTCCGAGCAGCACCTGCAGGTGCGCGACATGGTCCGGGCCTTTGCCCGCGACGAAGTCGCCCCTGTCGCCGCCCATTTCGACGCCATCGCCGAGTTCCCCTGGGAGAACATCCGGAAGATGGGAGAGCTCGGCCTCCTGGGCGTCCCATGGCCGGAAGAGCTGGGGGGCGCGGGGCTCGACCTCATCAGCTACATGATCGTCATCCACGAGCTGGCCAAGGTCGATGCGTCGCATGGGCTCACGGTCTCCGCGCACACGACGCTCGGCACGTCCCCCATCGTCCACTTCGGGAGTGAGGCGCAAAAGGCGCGGTACGTCCCGCTCCTCGCCTCCGGCCGGGTCATGGGCGGCTTCGGGCTCACCGAGGAAAGCGCCGGGAGCGACGCCGGGGGGACCCGCACGACGGCGGTGAGGAAGGGCGACCGCTACCTCCTCAACGGATCCAAGCGCTTCATCACGCATGGCGGCGTCGGCGAGATCTTCGTCGTCACCGCCGTGACCGACCCTTCCAAGGGGACGCGAGGCGGGATCTCGTCGTTCATCCTCACCAAGCGGAACGACGACCTGGCGCGTGCCCAGGAGCACGGCATCGGACACGCGCCCGAACTCACCGCGATGCCGGGCTTCAAGTCGGGGCGCAAGGAAGACAAGCTGGGATGGCGCGCCTCGGATACGCGCGAGCTCATCTTCGAGGATGTCGAGGTCCCGGCCGAGAACCTGCTCGGGACGGAGGGGGAGGGGTTCGCGAACTTCATGCGGACGCTCGACGCCGGGCGCATCGGGATCGCCGCGCTCTCGTTAGGTATCGCCGAGGGGGCCTTCGAGGAGGCGCTCAAGTATTCGACCGTGCGCAAGCAGTTCGGGCAGCCCATTTCGGCCTTCCAGGGCATCTCGTTCCAGCTGGCCGACATGGCGACGCAGATCGAGGCGGGGAAGCACCTCGTCTACCACGCGGCGGCCAAGCTGCAGCGCGGCGACAACGTGACCAAGGCCGCCGCCATGGCCAAGCTCTTCTGCTCCGAGCTCGCGATGCGCACCACCATCAAGGCCATCCAGGTGCACGGCGGCTACGGATACACCAAGGAGTACCCGGTCGAGCGCATGATGCGCGATGCCAAGATCTGCGAGATCGGGGAGGGGACGAGCGAGATCCAGCGCCTGGTCATCTCCCGCGAGCTCCTTCGTGAAATGAACGCGTGA